The Bacteroidales bacterium genome contains the following window.
TAATAATAAAAATCCTGAATCTTTTAAAATATCTGTCAAAAAAGACGGTGGTGATGTAGATGCAATTACAGCAAGTACCATTTCATCACGAGCTTTCTGCGATGCTGTAAACCGTGCTTACGAAGCATTTAAAAAAGGAGGTGCCCAATGAGTGCTTTTAAAGAATTTACCAAAGGTTTTATAAAAGAAAATCCTTTATTTGTTTTAGTTTTAGGAACGTGTCCATCATTAGCTGTTACTACATCAGCAATAAATGGATTGGGCATGGGAATAGCAACCACATTTGTACTTACCATGTCAAATATCTTAATTGCTTTATTAAAAAACTTTATCCCAGATAAGGTTCGTATTCCTGCTTTTATTGTTATAATTGCAACATTTGTAACCATTGTAGATTTGGTTATGAACGCTTATGTACCCGACTTATATAAAGCATTAGGAGTATTTATACCCCTTATTGTTGTTAACTGTATAATTTTAGGTAGAGCTGAAGCTTTTGCTCAAAAAAACAATGTGT
Protein-coding sequences here:
- a CDS encoding electron transport complex subunit E, which gives rise to MSAFKEFTKGFIKENPLFVLVLGTCPSLAVTTSAINGLGMGIATTFVLTMSNILIALLKNFIPDKVRIPAFIVIIATFVTIVDLVMNAYVPDLYKALGVFIPLIVVNCIILGRAEAFAQKNNVFTSLLDGLGMGLGFTLAIFVMGSIREILGNGSIFDIKFLSPEASTILIFIMPPGAFLTFGYLMLLMNKLKAKFN